The Lacticaseibacillus pabuli region GCTCATCCCGTGTGGCCCAAACGCAGCGCCAAACGTGGTACCTAGCTGTGCAAAGGAGTTTCCCAAGGAGGCGCTCGCGGCAAAGTGCGTGCTCGTGACGCCCATCGGAACCCCAATCAGCGTGGTCAGCACGATCCCGATTAACACGGCACCTGGCACCTTCTTCACGAGCAGAATGACCATCAACACGATTCCAATCACTGCTAATAGGACGCCTGGTGTCGTGAAATTGCTCAGTGCCGGCACAATACCACCACCCGTAACGACGGAGGAAACCCCACCTTTGAAGTGGGTTGTGGCGGCGTTGTAGGTCGCCCCGTTAATACTTAGGATGTTACTGGCGTCGGAGGTGAAGTTCAGGAGTCCGGCATTCTTAAGTCCGATGTAACCAACGAAGACCCCAATCCCGCCCCCAATGGCATGCTGGAGAACTTCTGGGATGGCGACGATAATCAACTTACGAATCTTGGTGACGGTAATGAAGATATTGAACACCCCGCAAATGAAGACAAGGGCGAGTGCCTGCTGCCAAGAATACCCTAGGGCAAAGACAACGGTATAGGTAAAGAAGGCGTTCAGTCCCATCCCTGGCGCCAGCGCGTACGGTACGTTGGCGAAGAGCCCCATCACCAGTGTCCCAATCGCAGACGCAATGATGGTTGCTAAGAATACCGCCTGACTGGGCATGCCTGCCAGGGACAGAATCTGTGGATTAACAAACAAAATATATGACATTGCGAAGAACGTGGTAAATCCGGCAACAACTTCCGTGCTGACTGAAGTATTGTTCGCCTTTAGCTTGAAAAAGTTATTCATGACGGTCTCCTCATTCGTTTGGAATGGTTTAAGTTTAAGGCCCGCCGTGAATTAATACAAGTACATTTACACATGATTTTAAATAATCATTCGTGTTTAAACGTGTAACCGTTTATAAGAACGTGAATTATAATATTGATTTTGCTAAACACGAACATTGATTGTGGCGTGTCAAGACAAGAGCCACCGTAGTTTCCCACGGTG contains the following coding sequences:
- a CDS encoding NCS2 family permease translates to MNNFFKLKANNTSVSTEVVAGFTTFFAMSYILFVNPQILSLAGMPSQAVFLATIIASAIGTLVMGLFANVPYALAPGMGLNAFFTYTVVFALGYSWQQALALVFICGVFNIFITVTKIRKLIIVAIPEVLQHAIGGGIGVFVGYIGLKNAGLLNFTSDASNILSINGATYNAATTHFKGGVSSVVTGGGIVPALSNFTTPGVLLAVIGIVLMVILLVKKVPGAVLIGIVLTTLIGVPMGVTSTHFAASASLGNSFAQLGTTFGAAFGPHGMSTLFSDGSHILLSLMTIFAFCFSDTFDTLGTFIGTGRRTGIFSDSDMQKLETSSGFSTRLDRALFADSIATSIGAVVGTSNTTTYVESAAGIAAGGRTGLTAVTVAVLFLISSFFAPLISVVPTQATAPALLMVGVMMASSLKEINWSDLTEAIPAFMASIVMGLIYNISYGIAAGFIFYCLIKIVQGKWRQIHPVLAIATLGFILNFVILAIL